One Halictus rubicundus isolate RS-2024b chromosome 10, iyHalRubi1_principal, whole genome shotgun sequence genomic window carries:
- the Golgin84 gene encoding golgin A5, translating to MAWLSGLADKAENLLNKIDKNTAAVLNKDKYEVSQSQLTEVTWTPPELCFNTQEGTILKSPSESPKQFPHVRSIPSLSSLATNSIGPRDEELVTFLNTVDSSPTKTLAEVSVSPPTPSSLMVEHPTDTTDSVSELSIRSGHSSPSLMHTSVDVPDDSNHNDVNTRNGSFYKNDVIYELNNGAVPEQISGIMLSHEHNILESQYDITSQSEYEYESKTEMEHVSKPNLSNDKHIRKYLKEVEKNLEEKNELLGRQEADHQKEMIVLNEKLQSLYTERVQLFKQIAELQSALERSRLELNSTRSDLEQHKARALKTLQEKEKLIAELRSNESTGVDDTMFMELNQLRQERDTLREENQQVSEQLRIVREELMNADVKLEKTRQKIAEANIQTQEILATERRRRLDAEEDARLHSEEIRTLKDDLIRQRNGYSSQLQKSESEIAKLKLQFSATSTPNSEIESRLASLTQTLVSKQQALESLTTERNALRLQLEKIEHEFRNSRRNISYNTNDIDDTKAQVPTFLMETPFDTGVTRRVKRAYSSLDAISIRTGVFLRRYPLARILVLIYMALLQFWVLVVLLSQSPEAH from the exons ATGGCCTGGTTGTCAGGTCTCGCAGATAAGGCAGAAAATCTGTTAaataaaatagataaaaatACCGCAGCAGTTTTAAATAAAGATAAATATGAAGTATCACAGTCTCAACTGACAGAAGTTACATGGACTCCACCTGAGTTATG TTTTAATACACAGGAAGGAACAATTTTGAAATCTCCCTCGGAATCACCAAAGCAATTTCCTCATGTTCGTTCGATACCAAGTCTTTCTTCGTTAGCCACAAATTCTATTGGACCTAGAGACGAGGAGCTTGTTACCTTTCTAAATACAGTAGATTCAAGCCCAACGAAAACTCTGGCAGAAGTATCAGTGTCACCACCAACACCTTCGTCCCTTATGGTGGAACATCCTACTGATACTACAGATTCAGTGTCAGAATTATCCATTCGTAGTGGTCACTCAAGTCCTAGCCTTATGCATACATCCGTAGATGTTCCGGATGATTCCAATCACAATGATGTAAATACAAGGAATGGAAGCTTTTATAAAAACGATGTAATATACGAACTAAATAATGGTGCAGTACCAGAACAAATCTCAGGAATTATGTTAAGTCAtg AGCATAATATTCTTGAGAGTCAATATGATATTACATCACAATCCGAATATGAATACGAATCTAAGACAGAAATGGAGCATGTAAGTAAACCAAATTTGTCTAATGACAAgcatataagaaaatatttaaaagaggTAGAAAAAAACTTGGAGGAAAAGAACGAACTACTTGGAAGACAGGAGGCAGACCATCAAAAAGAAATGATTGTGTTAAATGAAAAGTTACAATCTTTGTACACAGAAAGAGTGCAGTTATTTAAGCAAATAGCAGAACTGCAATCTGCTTTAGAAAGAAGTAGATTAGAATTAAATTCCACTAGATCTGATTTAGAACAGCACAAAGCTAGAGCTTTAAAAACATTGCAAGAAAAAGAGAAATTAATAGCAGAATTAAGAAGTAATGAATCTACAGGTGTGGATGATACAATGTTTATGGAACTAAATCAACTAAG ACAAGAGCGTGATACACTTAGAGAAGAAAATCAACAAGTTTCTGAGCAACTGAGAATAGTTCGAGAAGAATTGATGAATGCTGATGTCAAATTGGAAAAAACCCGACAAAAAATTGCTGAAGCAAATATACAAACTCAAGAGATTCTCGCCACAGAAAGACGTCGACGATTAGATGCAGAAGAAGATGCAAGATTACATTCAGAG GAAATAAGAACTTTAAAAGATGACTTAATCAGACAACGTAATGGCTACTCTTCTCAGTTGCAAAAAAGTGAATCTGAAATTGctaaattaaaattgcaattttctgcGACATCGACGCCAAATAGTGAGATAGAATCAAGACTGGCATCTCTTACCCAAACGTTGGTTTCAAAGCAGCAAGCATTGGAAAGTTTAACGACTGAAAGAAATGCTCTAAGATTACAGCTGGAAAAGATTGAA CACGAATTTAGAAATAGCCGACGTAACATTTCTTACAATACAAACGATATAGATGATACAAAAGCTCAAGTACCCACATTTTTAATGGAGACTCCGTTTGACACTGGCGTTACTAGAAGAGTGAAACGAGCTTATTCTTCTTTAGATGCAATTAGCATTCGTACGGGAGTATTTTTAAGAAGATATCCTCTTGCAAGAATTCTAGTATTAATTTATATG GCATTACTACAATTTTGGGTGTTGGTAGTCCTTCTATCACAATCACCAGAAGCACATTAG
- the LOC143358385 gene encoding uncharacterized protein LOC143358385, translating into MAPTICLSELPVRRPTIPCSRRRQRVSSTGAIGKHQRLELRRIGTSSGESRLTPLERSIWEPECPNDSCTPTIVSSSPPNVSARVPADVEEHWKVFLARRKGLLDIVVRTMALVRRNNILQERVNALSAETRDFIHSVLNNPENKCAQHRLDAPNSKNEDVSSTTERTYSRPSSLPSSPGSTYVSLDDITSSCSCSERDEESSDEFSTSEKDE; encoded by the exons ATGGCCCCGACCATTTGTCTATCGGAGCTTCCGGTGAGAAGACCGACGATTCCGTGTTCGCGTAGACGGCAGAGAGTTTCTTCGACCGGAGCAATTGGGAAACATCAGAGACTGGAATTGAGGAGAATAGGAACCAGCTCCGGGGAGTCGCGTTTAACGCCGTTGGAGAGATCAATTTGGGAACCAGAATGTCCCAACGACTCCTGCACCCCGACGATCGTCAGCTCTTCCCCGCCGAACGTTTCTGCTCGAGTTCCGGCGGACGTGGAGGAACATTGGAAGGTGTTCCTCGCTCGGCGGAAAG GTCTTCTGGACATCGTGGTACGAACAATGGCTTTGGTCAGGAGGAACAATATTCTTCAAGAGAGAGTAAACGCACTCAGCGCGGAAACACGCGACTTCATCCATTCGGTGCTGAACAATCCCGAGAACAAATGCGCGCAACACAGACTAGACGCTCCGAATTCCAAAAACGAAGACGTCTCATCGACAACGGAGAGAACATATTCCAGACCATCGTCTCTTCCATCAAGTCCAGGCTCTACATACGTTTCCTTAGATGACATCACATCTAGTTGCAGTTGTAGTGAACGGGACGAAGAATCCTCGGATGAATTTTCGACGTCCGAAAAAGACGAATAG